In the genome of Haloarcula sp. CBA1127, one region contains:
- a CDS encoding PadR family transcriptional regulator codes for MFDLTSFQRDLLYVVYGLDGPHGLAIKEEMEESYQKEIHHGRLYPSLDTLADKGLVEKAQKDRRTNIYSITRRGKREIAARSEWERQYGVGDLSV; via the coding sequence ATGTTTGACCTCACCAGTTTTCAACGTGATCTCCTGTACGTGGTGTATGGTCTAGACGGCCCACATGGCTTAGCGATCAAAGAAGAAATGGAGGAATCCTATCAGAAAGAAATCCATCACGGGAGGCTATACCCGAGCCTTGACACACTTGCCGACAAAGGGCTCGTTGAGAAGGCACAAAAAGACAGACGGACCAATATCTATTCAATCACGCGACGTGGCAAACGAGAGATAGCTGCTCGAAGCGAGTGGGAACGACAATACGGAGTGGGTGATCTTTCTGTATGA
- a CDS encoding N-6 DNA methylase has product MASPQIDVDEIVATLEQIRQRGHSAHTVFRDWVNLMLFALQDRDDPYLEIVDDYRERGDMDHPREQRSVDLFAEAFGQLQEQMAATDADVLGAVYEEYGLSSDAFGQHFTPHSVCETMAEIAGVGDESDTDDRQTILDPACGSGRTLVVAGRKQPDGLFVGQDKDPLCVRMTALNCCFLNLDAYVIQGDSLTVEFQRVWQTSYSSLGGSVRELDDEEVEELHEWVTDAFENTVEGGSQPGSEQQTETESDGRTPPVATSVPSEQASLGAFESSD; this is encoded by the coding sequence ATGGCTTCGCCACAGATCGACGTCGACGAGATTGTTGCAACGCTTGAGCAAATTCGCCAGCGGGGACACAGCGCACACACGGTCTTCAGAGACTGGGTCAACCTCATGCTGTTCGCACTGCAGGACCGAGACGATCCATATCTGGAGATTGTCGACGACTATCGCGAGCGCGGCGATATGGACCACCCACGCGAGCAGCGATCAGTCGACCTCTTCGCCGAGGCGTTCGGCCAGCTCCAAGAACAGATGGCGGCTACCGACGCTGACGTTCTGGGTGCCGTCTACGAGGAATACGGACTGTCCAGCGATGCGTTCGGCCAACACTTCACGCCCCACTCTGTTTGCGAGACAATGGCTGAGATCGCCGGCGTCGGAGACGAGAGCGACACCGATGATAGACAGACGATCCTTGACCCGGCCTGTGGGAGCGGTCGAACACTGGTGGTCGCCGGTCGAAAGCAGCCAGACGGCCTGTTTGTCGGGCAAGATAAGGACCCACTGTGTGTCCGAATGACGGCGCTGAACTGCTGTTTCCTGAATCTGGATGCCTACGTTATCCAGGGCGACTCACTGACTGTCGAGTTCCAGCGAGTATGGCAGACCTCGTACTCTTCGCTGGGTGGGAGCGTTCGCGAGCTAGACGACGAGGAGGTCGAAGAGCTTCACGAGTGGGTGACCGACGCCTTCGAGAATACGGTCGAAGGAGGGAGCCAGCCCGGGTCAGAACAGCAGACAGAGACGGAGTCGGATGGTCGGACGCCGCCGGTCGCGACATCTGTCCCGAGTGAACAGGCCAGTCTGGGTGCGTTCGAGAGTAGCGATTGA
- a CDS encoding antitoxin VapB family protein, producing the protein MATADEQIRVSDRVKRQLDRRRREGESFNDVLERVLDESEDADFYDGFGILSDEDADWIRDKRENSKEKRKERMRRLGEDT; encoded by the coding sequence ATGGCGACCGCAGATGAGCAGATACGAGTGAGCGATCGAGTGAAGCGACAGCTTGATCGCCGTCGCCGTGAGGGCGAATCATTCAACGACGTACTCGAACGCGTCCTCGATGAGAGTGAAGATGCTGACTTCTACGACGGGTTCGGGATTCTTTCTGATGAGGACGCCGATTGGATTCGAGACAAGCGCGAGAACTCGAAAGAGAAGCGGAAAGAGCGGATGCGACGGTTAGGCGAGGATACATGA
- a CDS encoding helix-turn-helix domain-containing protein: MSMLPSENESEGADDGGYVTDDHLLVDVLGGHPKTRILAVFLGNPEMDFNVTEIADYADLKRDTVYKYLDTLRGWGLVEETRRVGNSQMYALNTDSEAAKSLAKAEWKLVELLGQKEEQDQLDEDNNPLP, translated from the coding sequence ATGTCCATGCTACCCTCGGAGAACGAATCGGAAGGTGCAGACGATGGGGGGTACGTGACGGACGACCACCTGCTGGTGGATGTCCTTGGCGGCCACCCGAAGACGCGGATTCTGGCCGTGTTCCTCGGCAACCCTGAAATGGACTTCAACGTCACTGAGATAGCCGACTACGCGGACTTGAAGCGCGATACGGTCTACAAATATCTCGACACTCTCCGCGGCTGGGGACTGGTCGAAGAAACACGACGCGTCGGCAACAGCCAGATGTATGCCCTCAACACCGACTCAGAGGCCGCCAAGTCGCTCGCGAAGGCTGAGTGGAAGCTGGTGGAACTCCTCGGCCAGAAGGAAGAACAGGACCAACTGGACGAGGACAACAACCCGCTCCCCTAG
- a CDS encoding DUF6610 family protein — translation MSSEARHSWSAAAVGDAQQAEYIGFLHREPFVIDAYRLGFAVGVREDYTYQSSLRNVDVPIEILDNDFWNPDLDRYIERFEQYEPSVGMLGDAYDRQEARRYNQAARELKRKFPGTEVIIVPKCRDAIDVIDDDIVLGYPMGYSDQTADEYTDIVDWRGRRVHLLGASPTKQYPVIEELTQPRVTGEEPADIVGVDWNGVHLAALHGEYFSPHGYGSADQLSIRETVRESLRHIRSYWKSRGVWPTVETDRSPLTAEPMDPVWAADGSRATVSGLEDAIVVEYENGQTLAYRSQHERDRVEYRAGLTPSEVHG, via the coding sequence ATGTCCTCTGAGGCACGACACTCTTGGTCAGCGGCGGCTGTCGGCGATGCACAGCAGGCTGAGTACATCGGCTTCCTTCACCGGGAGCCGTTCGTAATCGATGCTTACCGGCTTGGATTCGCCGTCGGCGTTCGCGAGGACTACACCTACCAGTCCTCGCTTCGGAACGTCGACGTCCCGATTGAGATTCTGGACAACGACTTCTGGAATCCAGACTTGGACCGGTACATCGAACGCTTCGAGCAGTACGAGCCGTCGGTCGGGATGCTTGGCGACGCATACGACCGACAGGAGGCGCGCCGGTACAACCAAGCCGCACGGGAGCTGAAACGGAAGTTTCCGGGGACGGAGGTCATTATCGTCCCGAAGTGCCGCGACGCAATCGACGTGATCGACGACGACATTGTCTTGGGATACCCGATGGGCTACTCCGACCAGACCGCCGACGAGTACACGGATATTGTGGACTGGCGGGGACGGCGAGTGCATCTGTTGGGGGCAAGTCCGACAAAGCAGTATCCGGTGATTGAGGAGCTGACACAGCCGCGTGTGACCGGTGAAGAACCAGCCGATATCGTTGGCGTTGACTGGAACGGCGTTCACTTGGCGGCGCTTCACGGCGAGTATTTCTCACCACACGGCTACGGGAGTGCGGATCAGCTCTCGATCCGGGAGACGGTTCGAGAGAGCTTGCGACATATCCGGTCATACTGGAAATCGCGGGGGGTGTGGCCGACCGTGGAGACAGACCGGAGCCCGCTAACAGCGGAACCGATGGACCCCGTCTGGGCTGCTGACGGTTCGAGAGCGACTGTGAGTGGCCTTGAGGATGCTATTGTCGTCGAGTATGAGAACGGACAGACGCTCGCGTATCGGAGCCAACACGAGCGAGACAGAGTGGAATACCGGGCAGGACTCACTCCCAGTGAAGTTCACGGCTAG
- a CDS encoding tryptophan--tRNA ligase — MPAEDDFTVTPYAVEGDIDYARLLDKFGANALTPEQKEKFPDPGHPLVRRDVFYAERDVDAFLDAANEGALHSIVTGRGPSGPMHIGHIFPFYFAKYLQEQTGTLVYIPFSDDEKYLLKDKPLDEISGYTRENLLDLLAVGFDPERTRIIVDTADADVVYPLATAFAKEVTQSTVDATYGDPENIGLSFYPAVQATHLLLPQLVEGRHPTLVPIAVDQDPHVRVCRDVAAKQRYDVDKPGALLSKFLPSLEGPGKMSSSDDAPSILLSNDRETIFDKIRTYAYSGGQTSLEEHRKQGGNPEVDVSYQFLYYFFEGSDKRMDQLAREYRNGSLLSGELKEMAAEKIANFLGAHQERRKALAPLEEELPRYRLTERERRNAKRRAGYPDNSLVQQ; from the coding sequence ATGCCAGCAGAAGACGACTTCACAGTAACGCCCTACGCCGTTGAAGGTGACATTGATTACGCTCGACTGCTAGACAAGTTCGGGGCTAACGCCCTGACGCCCGAGCAAAAAGAGAAATTCCCTGATCCAGGGCATCCACTTGTACGCCGCGACGTGTTCTATGCGGAACGCGATGTCGATGCCTTTCTGGATGCCGCAAACGAGGGTGCACTTCACTCAATTGTAACGGGACGTGGACCCTCGGGTCCGATGCACATCGGTCACATCTTTCCGTTCTACTTTGCCAAGTATCTCCAAGAACAAACTGGCACACTAGTCTATATCCCCTTCTCTGACGACGAGAAGTATTTACTCAAGGACAAACCGCTAGACGAAATTAGCGGCTACACTCGTGAGAACTTGCTCGATCTCCTCGCTGTCGGATTCGACCCCGAGCGGACCCGGATCATCGTCGATACCGCTGACGCTGACGTGGTGTATCCGCTTGCAACCGCCTTCGCCAAGGAAGTAACTCAATCAACGGTTGACGCTACGTATGGTGATCCGGAGAACATCGGTCTCTCGTTCTACCCTGCCGTTCAGGCTACTCACCTTCTCCTCCCACAGCTCGTCGAAGGACGGCATCCGACGCTTGTCCCGATTGCGGTTGACCAAGATCCCCATGTTCGCGTCTGCCGCGATGTTGCGGCCAAGCAACGCTACGACGTGGACAAGCCTGGGGCCCTACTCTCGAAATTCCTTCCAAGCCTCGAAGGCCCAGGCAAGATGAGTTCCTCTGACGATGCACCAAGTATTCTACTCTCCAACGACAGAGAGACGATCTTTGACAAAATCCGAACGTATGCTTATTCAGGGGGGCAAACAAGTCTCGAAGAACATCGAAAACAGGGCGGGAACCCGGAAGTCGATGTCTCGTATCAGTTCCTGTACTACTTCTTCGAGGGAAGTGACAAGCGAATGGACCAGCTCGCTCGTGAGTACCGAAATGGCTCTCTTCTGAGTGGTGAACTCAAGGAGATGGCCGCAGAGAAGATCGCGAACTTTCTAGGAGCACATCAGGAACGAAGAAAGGCACTTGCACCGCTTGAAGAGGAATTGCCTCGGTATCGACTTACTGAACGAGAAAGACGAAATGCGAAGCGCCGAGCAGGATATCCTGACAATTCTTTGGTGCAACAGTAA
- a CDS encoding ImmA/IrrE family metallo-endopeptidase, with translation MSTIQSDTPEQSSQQTTCTFDDSDSRDEEMRDQLDAWVEDLADLTDEAQASEQFQQWLDVQSKFHDYSARNTLLIKLQCPEATRVAGYNTWQNEFDRYVQQGEDAIWIWAPIITKKCPKCGNSPSYHENSDCEYDETDPEQWHRGLVGFRPTSVFDISQTEGEPLPELETEAHGDPDGLVEDLLDATDEIGVDARIVAPGEWEHGSARGVCERRNVMTTNPMVEAVDRDNRAALASTLIHEFAHAELHFNVEDEAERSKREVEAEAVAYVVSRHFGLDPDNSAFYLAAWDGDAPETLRDRLDRISKTAADLIDAVEGAS, from the coding sequence ATGTCAACGATACAGTCAGACACCCCAGAGCAGTCCAGCCAACAGACCACTTGCACCTTCGACGATTCGGACTCCCGGGACGAGGAGATGCGCGACCAACTCGATGCGTGGGTCGAAGACCTCGCCGACCTCACCGACGAAGCGCAGGCCAGCGAGCAGTTCCAGCAGTGGCTCGATGTGCAGAGCAAGTTCCACGATTACTCGGCCCGGAACACGCTACTCATCAAGCTCCAGTGTCCCGAGGCAACGCGAGTCGCCGGCTACAATACGTGGCAGAATGAGTTCGACCGCTACGTCCAGCAAGGCGAGGACGCGATCTGGATCTGGGCTCCGATCATCACGAAGAAGTGCCCCAAATGCGGCAACTCGCCGTCGTATCACGAGAACTCGGACTGTGAGTACGACGAGACAGACCCTGAGCAGTGGCATCGGGGACTGGTCGGGTTCCGGCCAACGTCAGTGTTCGATATCTCCCAGACAGAGGGTGAGCCGCTTCCAGAGCTAGAAACAGAAGCTCACGGCGACCCGGATGGACTTGTCGAGGACCTGTTGGACGCGACCGACGAGATCGGCGTCGACGCGAGAATCGTCGCTCCGGGGGAGTGGGAGCATGGGTCTGCACGGGGTGTCTGCGAGCGTCGGAACGTCATGACGACGAATCCGATGGTCGAAGCGGTCGACCGAGACAATCGGGCCGCCCTCGCGAGTACACTGATTCACGAGTTCGCCCATGCAGAGCTTCACTTCAATGTCGAGGATGAGGCGGAGCGGTCGAAACGCGAGGTCGAAGCCGAGGCAGTCGCATACGTGGTCAGTCGTCACTTCGGGCTGGACCCCGACAACTCGGCGTTCTACCTCGCGGCGTGGGACGGCGACGCACCAGAGACGTTGCGGGACCGGCTGGACCGTATCTCGAAGACGGCTGCGGATCTGATCGACGCCGTCGAAGGTGCCAGCTGA
- a CDS encoding type II toxin-antitoxin system RelE/ParE family toxin encodes MTSDAEWTWKFTERATEQFGDLDTHVQDRIVSKLDEVVDSTWREPKDFLEPLTGGPFWKLRVGTYRLACVLAHDASVLEIHRIEHRSGAYTADDD; translated from the coding sequence ATGACGAGTGACGCTGAGTGGACGTGGAAGTTCACTGAGCGTGCGACTGAGCAGTTTGGTGATCTCGATACGCACGTTCAGGATCGAATCGTTTCGAAACTAGACGAGGTTGTCGACTCAACATGGCGCGAGCCCAAGGACTTCCTAGAACCACTGACTGGCGGGCCGTTCTGGAAACTCCGTGTTGGAACGTACCGCCTTGCATGTGTGCTTGCACATGATGCCTCAGTGCTTGAAATCCACAGAATCGAACACCGGAGCGGTGCTTACACGGCTGACGACGACTGA
- a CDS encoding PIN domain-containing protein: protein MRVLDANFLIDYLSGHPATETYYESNGGEEELWVMPAPAHAEALVGVGNLPSGDLEEAVEALSWGEIYEVSEDLSVEAGRIADEVGSQGPYLDGVDALVAAVGRELDATVVSVDGDLTHEETKQVVDVEEYR, encoded by the coding sequence ATGAGGGTTCTTGATGCGAACTTCCTTATCGATTACCTGAGCGGTCACCCTGCCACAGAAACGTACTACGAATCGAACGGCGGTGAGGAAGAGCTATGGGTAATGCCCGCTCCTGCCCACGCTGAAGCACTCGTTGGTGTCGGAAACCTCCCATCGGGCGATCTCGAAGAGGCGGTTGAAGCGCTGTCGTGGGGTGAAATATACGAAGTCAGCGAAGATCTGTCGGTTGAAGCGGGACGAATCGCTGACGAGGTTGGATCACAGGGACCATATCTTGACGGCGTTGACGCGCTCGTTGCCGCGGTCGGACGAGAACTTGATGCGACAGTGGTCTCGGTCGACGGTGACCTCACTCATGAGGAGACCAAACAAGTCGTCGACGTTGAAGAGTATCGCTGA
- a CDS encoding DUF6884 domain-containing protein: MTTTQTERTRGRFVLIGCGDAKTDDPAEARDLYTSSYFAVKRSYAEAAVQWARTADRRANTWAVLSAEHGILMPRQTVAPYDTTIEDLRGDPIEGEANYRLPSGDCVESRLDRWALRVHSSLGDWLRRPYAADQQESPCRELVVLAGSDYVDALRKRGIFDGRPTAIRTGRETYTALPPKATVRFPFQERDFDGMFDQMGWLSDRAEELSSAAAPARRSELSAFDGGFERDSAMWQTGHSGVDVEGTEQAGLDAFENVPERFLATRQTSLATDGGEGEQGG, translated from the coding sequence ATGACGACCACACAGACTGAGCGGACTCGTGGCCGCTTCGTACTGATTGGATGCGGCGATGCGAAAACTGACGATCCAGCTGAGGCTCGTGACCTCTATACATCCTCGTACTTCGCGGTCAAGCGATCATATGCTGAGGCGGCTGTCCAGTGGGCTCGAACCGCTGACCGACGAGCGAACACCTGGGCGGTTCTCTCTGCAGAACACGGGATCTTGATGCCCCGGCAGACGGTCGCCCCGTACGATACGACCATCGAGGACCTGCGCGGCGACCCCATCGAAGGAGAAGCCAATTATCGGCTGCCGTCAGGCGACTGTGTTGAGAGCCGACTAGATCGGTGGGCGCTCCGTGTCCATTCATCTCTCGGTGATTGGCTCCGGCGACCCTATGCTGCCGATCAACAGGAGTCGCCCTGTCGGGAGTTGGTCGTTCTGGCCGGCAGCGACTACGTCGACGCGCTGCGTAAGCGCGGCATCTTCGACGGACGACCAACTGCGATTCGGACTGGACGAGAGACGTACACTGCCCTCCCGCCGAAAGCGACAGTCCGCTTCCCCTTCCAGGAGCGTGACTTCGACGGGATGTTCGACCAGATGGGCTGGCTCTCAGACCGGGCCGAAGAACTCTCGTCGGCAGCGGCTCCAGCCCGACGATCAGAACTCTCGGCCTTTGACGGCGGCTTCGAGCGTGACTCTGCTATGTGGCAAACAGGCCACAGTGGCGTCGACGTCGAGGGAACCGAGCAGGCTGGGTTGGATGCGTTCGAGAACGTCCCCGAACGGTTCCTTGCCACGAGGCAGACGAGTCTTGCGACCGACGGCGGGGAAGGAGAACAGGGTGGATAG
- a CDS encoding transcription initiation factor IIB family protein, whose translation MSSQTVQTELSTATPSCPECGGTLDSSGRETHCENCGLVTEQDQIDRRPEWRAYDKAEQKRTGAPRTATRHDRGLSTNIGGVESADISPRRRRRLARQRRLHGRSKFDSKRDRNLAHGLGEIRRIASALSESNAVKEQASTLFREAQDKDLLIGRSIEGGAAAAVYAACRCNGLVTMETVADVARCSTSHIWNCYRTFLTELDLPIPVSLPVDWVARICSDLPFDVSPDIRQRALELAEQATESPEINGRPDGIAAGALYLAGQESDIRLTQATISETVDLHTNTIRLWFQHIENHMVG comes from the coding sequence ATATCTTCGCAAACTGTCCAGACAGAATTGTCTACAGCTACGCCGAGTTGTCCCGAGTGTGGCGGCACGCTTGATAGTAGCGGGCGAGAAACGCACTGTGAGAACTGTGGCCTGGTGACCGAGCAAGACCAGATCGACCGCAGGCCAGAGTGGCGGGCGTACGACAAGGCGGAACAGAAGCGGACGGGCGCACCCCGGACGGCCACTCGCCACGACCGAGGCCTGTCGACGAACATCGGCGGCGTCGAGAGTGCAGATATTTCCCCGAGACGGCGTCGACGGCTTGCTCGCCAGCGGCGACTCCACGGCCGGTCGAAGTTCGACAGCAAGCGCGACCGGAATCTTGCTCACGGGCTTGGCGAAATCCGACGCATTGCGAGTGCGCTGTCTGAGAGCAACGCGGTGAAAGAGCAGGCATCCACGCTCTTCCGGGAAGCCCAAGACAAGGACCTCCTAATCGGGCGGTCGATTGAGGGCGGTGCAGCGGCCGCTGTGTACGCCGCCTGCCGATGCAACGGCCTCGTGACGATGGAGACGGTAGCCGACGTTGCGCGGTGTTCTACATCGCATATCTGGAACTGCTACCGGACATTCCTGACAGAACTTGACCTCCCGATACCAGTGTCGCTCCCGGTGGACTGGGTGGCACGGATTTGTTCGGACCTTCCATTCGACGTTTCCCCGGACATTCGCCAGCGAGCGCTCGAACTGGCAGAGCAGGCAACCGAGTCCCCCGAGATCAACGGGCGACCAGACGGTATCGCAGCCGGCGCACTCTACCTTGCTGGCCAGGAGTCGGATATCCGGCTCACGCAAGCGACGATAAGCGAGACGGTGGATTTGCATACAAATACGATCCGTCTGTGGTTCCAGCATATCGAGAATCACATGGTTGGGTGA
- a CDS encoding ribbon-helix-helix domain-containing protein produces MSDADSDTGNGGPEMVQINLRLSKSFLEDIDATWQEEGFNSRSEFLRHVARDAVKHPAFSRSGWKQIAASEHDLRADNAELVSREDVRAMMDQDGNDE; encoded by the coding sequence ATGTCTGATGCAGACAGCGATACTGGAAACGGTGGTCCAGAGATGGTACAAATAAACCTCCGACTGAGCAAATCGTTTCTCGAAGACATCGATGCAACGTGGCAGGAGGAGGGATTCAATTCACGGAGTGAGTTCCTTCGCCACGTCGCTCGGGATGCAGTGAAGCACCCCGCATTTAGTCGGAGTGGGTGGAAACAGATTGCCGCGAGCGAGCACGATCTTCGGGCGGATAATGCTGAACTGGTTTCGCGTGAAGACGTCCGTGCGATGATGGATCAAGACGGTAATGACGAGTGA